TAGCCGGGCGCGATGTCGGTGACGAGCGGCCCGAGCGTGTAGAACGGCGCCTCGTAGCACCATTCGTTCTCCAGGTCCACCTGCTCCTTGATCTTGTCCATCGGGATGTGCCCCGGGCCTTCGATCATGGTCTGGACGTCGTGCTCCCAGGCTTTCTTCGTCAGCTCGCCCAGGGTCTTGAGTTCGGCGAACTGGGCTTCGTCGGAAGCGTCGGCGACGCAGCCGGGACGCAGGCCGTCGCCGAGCGAGAACGAGACGTCGTACTTCTTGAAGATCTTGCAGAGGTCGTCGAAGCGCTCGTAGAGGAAGTTCTGCTTGTGGTGGTGGGTCATCCACTGGGCGAGGATGGCGCCGCCGCGGGAGACGATGCCGGTGATGCGCCTGGCGACCAGGGGCACGTACTGGATGAGGACGCCGGCGTGGATGGTCATGTAGTCCACGCCCTGCTGGGCCTGCTCCTCGATGACCTCGATCATGATGTCGGCGTTGAGGTCCTCGAGCCGCTTCACGCGCGCGATGGCTTCGTAGATGGGCACGGTGCCGATGGGCACGGGCGAGTGCCGCAGGATGGCGTTGCGGATCTCCGGGATGTCGCCGCCGGTGGAGAGGTCCATCACGGTGTCGGCGCCGTGGTGCACCGCGGTGTGCAGCTTCTTCAGTTCCTCGTCGATATTCGACGTGACGGCCGAGTTGCCGATGTTGGCGTTGATCTTGCACAGCGAGGCGACGCCGATGGCCATGGGCTCCAGCTCGGGGTGGTTGACGTTGGCGGGGATGATCATGCGGCCGCGCGCGACCTCGTCGCGCACCAGCTCCGGGGTGAGCCGCTCGCGCCGCGCGACGTAGGCCATCTCCTCGGTGACGACGCCCTTGCGGGCGAAGTGCATCTGGCTGAGGTTGGAGTCGCCGGTGCGCGCGGCTTCCGCCTTGCGCTTCGCGACCCACTCGCCGCGCAGCGCGGGAAGAGCGCCGTTGCCGTTGGTGCGGTTGTTCGTCATGGGGACCCGCCTTCTCTGTGCCGAAATGGGCTGGAAGTGGCTTGTAACAGGCGATTATACGCCGCCGCCCGAGGTGACTTTCGTCATACCTTGGGGTGACGCGCGGTGCCGCAGGGAAGGATCAGTTGTGGCACAATAACGCTTCTCCCCAGGAAACCAGCCCCCAGGATCGAGGTTTGTCCCCGACATGGCGATCGAGCGCAATCAACTGAAGATCCAGGGCATCAAGTACGCGCGCTCGCTGCAGATGATCATCAAGATGGTCGGGATGTTCTCCGCCGACCACAACGCGGCCCAAGGTCCGTTCCAGAACAGCTTCAACATGCTGAACGAGATCGTGAAGCAGACCCGGCAGTTCACCATCGGGTTCGTCGACCAGCGCATCCTGATCAACAACATCCTGACGCAGGAGAAGTCGCTGAACACGCTGGAGAACGAGTTTCTCAAGCGCGGCATCGGAGCGGTGACGTTCGAGGTCGGCATGACGCTGGCGGCGTACAAGCGCGCGATCGGCGTGCTGGCCAAGCCGGCGAAGGACATCGAGGAGTTCGGCGGGTTGTCGCGCTACCTGGAAGCGAACCCGCTGGAGTTCGTGCGCGTGTTCCCCGCGAGCAAGAACCAACAGCGCACCGAGAGCGGCGACACGCTGCTCGACATGGATTCGGAATCGTTCCTGATGGCGAAGGCCTTCGCCGAGCTGCACAACCCGAACCCGGGCTTGCAGAGCCTCGACGCCTTCCTGACGCAGACCGGCATCCAGGGCGGGGGCGGAGCGGGCGGCGGAGGCGGGACCGGTGGTCCCGGCGGCGGTCCAGGTGAGGGCGGCGGCGGCGGAGGCGGCGGCTACGCCGAGATGCTGGGCTCGAGCGGCACGGGCATCGGATACGGTTCGACCTACCAGCCAGGCGGGGGAGGCCCGGGGGGCCCTGGGCCGGGTGGCGGTGGCCCCGGCGGCGGCGAAGGTGGCGGTCCCGGCGGCGGTGGACCGGGCGGACCTGGCGGTGGCGGCGGAGGCTACGGCGGCGGAGGCTACGGAGCCGGAGGAGGCGCCTCCATCGGCGGGTCGAGCGTGGTGGTGCAGCCGCCGGCGCCGGGTGGTCCGGCGGACATCGAGAACATGGTCTCGGGCTTCTTCACCTCCAGCCTGATGGATTCCAACCAGGGTCCGCAGCAGCGCTCGTACACCGAGCTGGCGAAGATCATCAAGGAGATGCGGCCGGAGTTCGTGCTGCAGAATTTTCCGCCCGCCCGGCGCGAAGAGCTGCGCAACCTGCCGCCCGACCAGATGGCGGCGGAGATCATCGAAGACACGGCGGTGAAGTGGGCGATGGACCGGCTGGTGTCGGCGCCCTCCGGCTCGGAAGCGGTGATCGTGGAAGAGGAAGTCATCCGCGTGCTGATGCGCAGCCTGCAGACCACGCAGATGGCCGACCGGCTGGCGAAGAAGCTGGCGGAGTTCGTGAAGCAGTACTCCATCCCGCCGACGACGGTCAAGCGCATCCAGGACGAGCTCTCCTGGGTCACGCTGAAATCGAAAGAGAAGACCGCGCGGCTGCTGGCGCTCGAGAAGTTCGACGTGGGTTCGTACCGGCGACTGCTGGAGCACCTGAAGGAATTGATCAAGCAGCCGGACTTCGATTCCGCGACCGCGCTCGGCAACCAGTACCTCGCCTTCCTCGACCAGCCCGGCAATCCGCCGCCGGAGGAGATGGGGCGGGTGCCCGAGCTGCTGCGCACCATGGCCGGCGTGCGCACCGATTTCTGGCAGAAGACGGGCGAGCGGCTGGTGCGGGCGCTGGAGAAGAAGTCGGACAGCGAATTCCTGCACCGGCAGCTCATCAACTCGCTGGTCGCGCTCACCAAGACGAGCGCGCTGTATGAAGACTTCAAGCTCATCCAGACGATCGGGACCGCGATCGAGAAGAAGGCGAGCGAGGAAGGACACGCGGCCTGCTGCGGCGCCGCGCTCAAAGAGCTGCTCACGATGCACGCGGTGGACCGCGTGGTCGAGATCTTCGTGCAGAAGAAAGACGACTTGCCGTGGACGCGCACCGCGGCCACGCTGCTGCGCTGGTCGGGGACGCCCGCCATCAGCAAGGTCTTCCAGCAACTGGAGGACGAGCCGCAGGCGCCCGTGCGGCTGGCGCTGCTGCGGCTGATCGCGCGCATCGGCCCGGCGGCGCTGGTGCTGGCGCGCCAGCAGCTGAAGAGCGACAGGTGGTTCGTAGTCCGCAACGGCTGCAAGCTGCTGGGCGAACTCAAGGATCCCGAGCTGCTCCAGGTCATCGCGCCGGTGCTCAAGCACCCGGATCCGCGCGTGCAAAAGGCCGCCGTCACCGCGCTCATGGACAGCCGCAACAAGGACCGCGCCGCCGTCTTCGCCACCGCGCTGCGCGAGATGGACCCGCAGGTGCTGGAAGACGTCTTCGCCGACATGCTGTTCCTGAAGGACCCGCGCTGCCAGGACGCGCTCGAGAACTTCCTCTTCGAGCACGAGCACGGCAAGGTGAAGATGCTGACCCAGGCGGTGCAGGCGCTGGCCGCCATCCCGGGGCAGCGCACGCTCGATTCGCTGATGCGCGTGCTCTCCGACGGCAACCTGGAGAAGGCGGTGCGGCGGGCGGCGATGTATCCGCTGACGCGCAGCCCCGAGGGCGCTGCGATGGTGCAGAAGTTCGCCGAGGCCTTCCCCGACGACGAGATGGCCAAGGAAGCCAAGCGCCACGCCAAGGCCGCCGGCCACGGGTAGAAACAGCGACTAGCGATTAGCGATTAGCGATCAGCAACTTCCGGCCGTCACGACTCTCCGACCCGCGGGTTGTGACGCGCGTCACAGCCGGGGGTTCTAGCCCTTCCGTAGGATGGACTTATTCCGCTGCTGCGCCGGTTGAAACGAGGGGACGCAGGGGCGTAAAGTCAGGTCTGTCTATGTCTTCGAACGAGCGCAGTCGCTACCTCCGGTTCGGCATCGCCACCGCGGTCATCGTGCTCTCACTCGGCTACCTCGCCTTCACCGGGGTGGAGGAGAGCAAGAGCTACTACGTGACCATCGCGGAGCTGCGCAAGATGGGCGATGACGCCTACTCGAAGCGGCTGCGGGTGGCGGGCAACGTGGTGCCGGGATCGATCCAGCGGCAGGGCTCGAAGATCCACTTCGAACTGATCGAGCAGGAACAGAAGCTCGCGGTCATCTACTCGGGGAGCGAAGCGCCTCCGGACACGTTCGTGGACAACTCGCAGGCGCTGGCCGAGGGCGAGTTCGGGCGCGACGGCGTCTTCCACGCCAAGAAGCTGCAAGCCAAGTGCGCGTCGAAGTACGCGCCGAAAGAAGGCGAAGCCGCCGCGGCGGGCGCGATGACGACGACCCAGGCTCCGGCGACAACTTCCGCGCCCCAAGCTCCGGCAGCGAAGTCCACCAAGTAAGTCTTGTCCACCACGCCCAACGCGCCGAGCGGGACGCCGCCGGCCGTCAGCCTTCAGGAAGTCACCAAGCTTTTCGGGCGCTTCGCGGCGCTGCGCGAGGTCACGGCCGAGTTTCCCGCCGGACGCCTCTACGCGGTGCTGGGCGAGAACGGCGCGGGGAAGTCCACGCTGCTGCGCATGATGGCGGGGCTCTCGCGGCCGACGCGCGGCGAGCTGCGCGTCTTCGGCCGGGACCCGCGCGAGGCCGCCCGCCGCGGCGGGCTCGGCTACATGAGCCACTCGTCGTTCCTCTACGACGAGCTCGACTGCCAGGAGAACCTGGCGTATTTCGCCGGGCTCTATGACATCCATGACCCGCAGGTGTGGGAACGCGCCATCGCCGCCGTCGGGCTGGACCCCAAGCTGGCGCGGCGCGTGGGCGACTACTCGCAGGGGATGCGGCAACGGCTCTCGCTGGCGCGCGCGGTGCTGCACGACCCGCAGTTGCTGCTGCTCGACGAGCCGTTCTCGAACCTCGACCTCGGCTCGGCGGCGGCGATGGCGCAGCTGCTCGGCAAGATGCGCGACCAGGGCAAGACCATCTTCGTGGTGACGCACCAGCCGGCGCACCTGGCCGAGGTCGCGGACGAATCCATCACGCTGGCGGCGGGCGCGATCACGAGCCGCGGCGTGGGCTCTCGCTCGCGGAGGCGAGACGCCTCCGCGCCGGCCGGCGTGGACGCCGGCGCTCCGGAGGCGCGGCGATGAGCGCGCTCGTCCACGTCACGCGCACCACGCTGGCGAAGGACATTCGCCTGGAGTGGCGTTCGAAGGATGCGCTCAACGGCATGCTGTTCTTCGCGCTGCTGGTGGTGATCATCTTCAGCTTCGCGTTCGACCCGACGGCGGAGGAATCGCGGCAGATGGCGGGCGGGCTGATCTGGACCGCCTTCCTGTTCGCCGCAACGGTGGCGCTCAACCAGGCGTGGGCGCGCGAGCTGCGCAACCAGGTGCTCGACGCCTACCGCATCTCGCCGGCGCCGCCGAACGCGCTGTTCCTCGGCAAGGCGCTGGGGAACTTCCTGTTCATCGCGGTGGTGGAGGCGGCGGTGGTGCCCATCTTCGTGATGTTCTACAACCTGCGCTCCATCGGCCCGCCGGTGCAGTTGCTGTGGATCTTCCTGCTGGGGACGTGGGCGCTGGTGGTGAACGGGACGTTCTTCGCGGCGCTCTCGCTCCGCACGCGCAGCCGTGAGATGATGCTGCCGCTCATCCTTTTCCCCATCAGCTTGCCGGCCATCATCGGGATGGTGACGGGCACGACCGCGGTGCTGGTGGGAGAATCGCCCAAGCTGGCGATGAGCCTGCTGGTCGGCTACGACGTGGCGTTCACGGCCTTATGTCTGGTCTTATTTGAAACGGTTTTGCACGCGGAATGATCCGATCATGAGAAGAGCCTTTCCTATCCTCGCAATCATCACGCTGGCGCTGCTGAGCTACGGCGCGTACCAGGCGCTGGGCAGCTCGCCCAATCCGCTGGAGCCGTACATCGGCAAGCCCGCGCCTTCCATCTACGTTCCGACGGCGAACACCGCCAAGGAATCCGAGCTGAGCAACGTGTTCCGCATCTTCTATTACCACGTGCCGTCGGCGTGGGTGGCGTTCCTGCTGTTCTTCACGAACTTCCTGGCGTCGATCGCGTACCTGATCAAGCGCAGGCCAGGCATCGACGCGTTCGCGCTGGCGACGGCGCAGGTGGGCGTGGTGTTCTGCACCATCGTGCTCGTGACCGGGCCGATCTGGGCGAAGCCGGTGTGGGGCATCTGGTGGACGTGGGACGCGCGGCTGACTTCGACGCTGGTGCTGTGGCTGATCTACGTGAGCTACCTGCTCTTGCGGCGCTACGCCGCCGGCGGGCAGACGCCGGTGCTGGCGGCGGCGCTGGCCATCTTCGGTTTCGTGGACGTGCCGCTGGTGTACATGTCCATCCGCTGGTTCCGGACGCAGCATCCGCAGCCGGTGCTGGGCGGCGGTGAAGGTTCGGGCATCGATCCCGCGATGCTGCACGCGCTGCTCATCAACTTCGCGGCCTTCCTGCTGTTCGGCGTCCTGCTGGTGTGGGTGCGCTACACGATGGAGCGGCTGCGGCTGGAGATCGAAGAGGCGCACGCCATGGGCGCGGTCAGGGGGACGCGATGAGCTACTTGTACGCCGCGATCGTCGCGACGTGGGCCATCCACATCGTGTACCTGTTCATCCTGGTGAGCGGCATCCGCAAGCTGCGCCGGGAAGCCGACGAGCTGGAGCGCCGCTAGATGAAGCGCTTCGTCGGCGGTTTCCTGCTGGGAGCGATCGCCGGCGGGCTCGCGGTGTGGGGCTACCTGTCGCGGCCGCACCGCGCGCTGGCCACGCCGGCGGTGTGCTACTCCTGCTTCTGGCAGACGCAGAGCGCCGCGCTGCGCAAAGACCTGATCGACTTCTACCAGCAGTACCGCAGCCCGGACGAATTCGTGATGGGCGACGTGGCGTACATCCTGTGGCGGGCGAAGGACCAGCCCAACTGCGACGCCCGGGAGCGCTACCGCGCGATCGCCAGCGACGACAGCGACGGTTACCGCAAGTTCCTGGCGCGGGGCATCCTGGCGTTCAGCGGGTCGGAGTGCGGCGCGGGACGCCCGCAGGACTTCGGAGCGGCGGCGGAGCAGGCGCGCATGATCGGCCTGGCGGGGGAAGCGAAGCTGCTCGACGCGCTGGCGCAGAACAAGCCGGCGCCGGAGTTCGGCGACGTCGAGCTGCAAGGCAGCGTGCCGGCGCCGCGCGGCGCGAAGACGCTGATCCTGGGGGAGTCGCGCATCGAGGTCGCGCCCGACACGCGGCTGGGCGCGCAGGTGGACCGCGTCTCGCGCGACTGGCTGAGCTACCAGCTCAAGTGGGACATGAGCGGCGCCGCGCTGCCGCCGCAGCAGATCATCGGGTGGCACGAGGGGCGCTTCATCCGGTACATCGTGAACGCCGCGCCGGTGGAGGTGCATCCGCTGAGCGGCACGCTGGTCGCGAAGAAGGGCGAGAAGTGGTACGCGCCCGACGAGAACGGCGTCTTCCGGTTCGAGGTGCTGCTCGACAAGGTGGAGTATCCGACGACGCATGTCGCGGGGCAGTTCGGCCTGCTGGAGGACACGCACGGCATCTCGGCGCTGGTGAGCCAGGCGATGCGCCGCGGCATGCAGGTGGTGGTGGGCTGCGGCGACTCCGACGGCAAGGTGAAGGCGGCCTATTACCTGGCGCAGCGCGGCGTGCACGTCATCATGCCGGGCGACCGCTACGACGACGAGCTGGTCGGCTACCAGGGCAAGGGCGTGATCCTGGGCACGGCGCCGGTGCGCGCGCAGGGCAACAAGGCCGTGATCGGCGGGCAGCCCGTGCGGTTCGCGCTGGCCGAGACCATCGTGGTCGAAGACACCAAGGCGATCTTTCCCATCCAGTACTACGACGCAGGCGCGCGCTACTTCCGGCGGCTGGCGAAGGCCGCGCCGCTGAAGCTGGAGTTCGTGAACGTGGACGACCAGAACCAGATCGCGCGCGTCCTCGACCGCGCCGACGAACTGAGGGCCACGGCGGTCGCGGTGCGCGTGATGACGAAAGAGGAGAACGACCGGCTGGTGGCGTGGCTGAGCGTCGCGCCGCAGCGGCGCGCGATCCTGTTCCATTCCGGCCTGTACGAGTTCGCGCAGCCGCTGTTCGAGAAGTTCCCGCAACAAGTGACGTTCGGCGACCTGCGGCCGAGGTTCGAGTAGGGGAAAGAATGGCGCTGCTGCGCGAGCTGAGCGCGCTGACCAAAGCCGCGGCTGTCGCGTACAAGAGCTGGAAATCCAGCTAGTTTGGCGGGTTTGGGCGGTGTGACACCTGACCCATTGGGGTATAGGGGTATGTGACGCACGTCACAGAGGACCCTTGGTCGCTATGGGAGTATCATGAAGAACTAGATAAGGAACTACTCATCATGCGCTCACCGTACGGGCTCGACATCATCGAGAGCTGTATCACCTGTCCATTCCGCGAAGACCGCCTGTTCTGCAACCTTTCCAACGCTGCCGTAAAAGAGCTGCAGGAGATCACCTCCGCGGCGGCGTATCCGAAAGGGGCGCTGTTGTTCGTGGAAGGGCAGGCGCCGCGCGGCATTTTCATCCTGTGCGGCGGCAAGGCGAAGCTTTCGACCTCGGCTTCGGACGGCAAGACGTTGATCCTGAAGATCGCGGAGCCCGGGGAGGTGCTGGGGCTGAGCGCGACGGTCTCGGGGCGGGAGTACGAGGTGACGGTCGAGCTGCTGGAGCCGGCGCAGGCGAAGTTCGTGCCGCGCGACAAGTTCCTGAACTTCCTGAAGCACCATGCGGATGCCGCTTTCCAGGTGGCGAACCAGCTCTCCAACAGCTATCACACAGCGTACGAGGAGATCCGGTCGCTCGGGCTCTCGCGCTCGGCGACGGCGAAGCTGGCCAAGCTGCTGCTGGAGTGGTCGGCCGGGCATGACGGCAAGGAGCCGCGCATCACCGTGACGCTGACGCACGAGGAGATGGCGCAGCTCATCGGCGCTTCGCGCGAGACGGTCACGCGCGCCTTTGCCGACCTGAAGAAGCGCAAGCTGATCGACGTGAAGGGTTCGGCGGTCGTGCTGCGCGACAAGAACAAGCTGGAGCAGATGGTCGGTTCGTAGCAGGGCACTCCTAAGCGCTTTTCCTTCAAGCACTTCGCCGTGTGACACCTGTCACAAACGGCTGTAGCCGAAATCACGGCAACAAGTCTTTCCGGCAGCGATGATGCGGGTGTGACTAGCAAGGTTCTAGTTGAATC
Above is a genomic segment from Terriglobales bacterium containing:
- the thiC gene encoding phosphomethylpyrimidine synthase ThiC, with the translated sequence MTNNRTNGNGALPALRGEWVAKRKAEAARTGDSNLSQMHFARKGVVTEEMAYVARRERLTPELVRDEVARGRMIIPANVNHPELEPMAIGVASLCKINANIGNSAVTSNIDEELKKLHTAVHHGADTVMDLSTGGDIPEIRNAILRHSPVPIGTVPIYEAIARVKRLEDLNADIMIEVIEEQAQQGVDYMTIHAGVLIQYVPLVARRITGIVSRGGAILAQWMTHHHKQNFLYERFDDLCKIFKKYDVSFSLGDGLRPGCVADASDEAQFAELKTLGELTKKAWEHDVQTMIEGPGHIPMDKIKEQVDLENEWCYEAPFYTLGPLVTDIAPGYDHITSAIGAAMIGWYGASMLCYVTPKEHLGLPNEKDVKDGIIAYKIAAHAADIARHRPGARDRDDALSYARYTFDWNKQFELSLDPETARSMHDETLPDERFKDAAFCSMCGPKFCSMNYSSKVDEYNKKEHGLEKQDYKELVEKLVSIGGTTNR
- the ccsA gene encoding cytochrome c biogenesis protein CcsA — translated: MRRAFPILAIITLALLSYGAYQALGSSPNPLEPYIGKPAPSIYVPTANTAKESELSNVFRIFYYHVPSAWVAFLLFFTNFLASIAYLIKRRPGIDAFALATAQVGVVFCTIVLVTGPIWAKPVWGIWWTWDARLTSTLVLWLIYVSYLLLRRYAAGGQTPVLAAALAIFGFVDVPLVYMSIRWFRTQHPQPVLGGGEGSGIDPAMLHALLINFAAFLLFGVLLVWVRYTMERLRLEIEEAHAMGAVRGTR
- a CDS encoding heme exporter protein CcmB; translation: MSALVHVTRTTLAKDIRLEWRSKDALNGMLFFALLVVIIFSFAFDPTAEESRQMAGGLIWTAFLFAATVALNQAWARELRNQVLDAYRISPAPPNALFLGKALGNFLFIAVVEAAVVPIFVMFYNLRSIGPPVQLLWIFLLGTWALVVNGTFFAALSLRTRSREMMLPLILFPISLPAIIGMVTGTTAVLVGESPKLAMSLLVGYDVAFTALCLVLFETVLHAE
- a CDS encoding HEAT repeat domain-containing protein, with product MAIERNQLKIQGIKYARSLQMIIKMVGMFSADHNAAQGPFQNSFNMLNEIVKQTRQFTIGFVDQRILINNILTQEKSLNTLENEFLKRGIGAVTFEVGMTLAAYKRAIGVLAKPAKDIEEFGGLSRYLEANPLEFVRVFPASKNQQRTESGDTLLDMDSESFLMAKAFAELHNPNPGLQSLDAFLTQTGIQGGGGAGGGGGTGGPGGGPGEGGGGGGGGYAEMLGSSGTGIGYGSTYQPGGGGPGGPGPGGGGPGGGEGGGPGGGGPGGPGGGGGGYGGGGYGAGGGASIGGSSVVVQPPAPGGPADIENMVSGFFTSSLMDSNQGPQQRSYTELAKIIKEMRPEFVLQNFPPARREELRNLPPDQMAAEIIEDTAVKWAMDRLVSAPSGSEAVIVEEEVIRVLMRSLQTTQMADRLAKKLAEFVKQYSIPPTTVKRIQDELSWVTLKSKEKTARLLALEKFDVGSYRRLLEHLKELIKQPDFDSATALGNQYLAFLDQPGNPPPEEMGRVPELLRTMAGVRTDFWQKTGERLVRALEKKSDSEFLHRQLINSLVALTKTSALYEDFKLIQTIGTAIEKKASEEGHAACCGAALKELLTMHAVDRVVEIFVQKKDDLPWTRTAATLLRWSGTPAISKVFQQLEDEPQAPVRLALLRLIARIGPAALVLARQQLKSDRWFVVRNGCKLLGELKDPELLQVIAPVLKHPDPRVQKAAVTALMDSRNKDRAAVFATALREMDPQVLEDVFADMLFLKDPRCQDALENFLFEHEHGKVKMLTQAVQALAAIPGQRTLDSLMRVLSDGNLEKAVRRAAMYPLTRSPEGAAMVQKFAEAFPDDEMAKEAKRHAKAAGHG
- a CDS encoding Crp/Fnr family transcriptional regulator, whose protein sequence is MRSPYGLDIIESCITCPFREDRLFCNLSNAAVKELQEITSAAAYPKGALLFVEGQAPRGIFILCGGKAKLSTSASDGKTLILKIAEPGEVLGLSATVSGREYEVTVELLEPAQAKFVPRDKFLNFLKHHADAAFQVANQLSNSYHTAYEEIRSLGLSRSATAKLAKLLLEWSAGHDGKEPRITVTLTHEEMAQLIGASRETVTRAFADLKKRKLIDVKGSAVVLRDKNKLEQMVGS
- a CDS encoding cytochrome c maturation protein CcmE; the protein is MSSNERSRYLRFGIATAVIVLSLGYLAFTGVEESKSYYVTIAELRKMGDDAYSKRLRVAGNVVPGSIQRQGSKIHFELIEQEQKLAVIYSGSEAPPDTFVDNSQALAEGEFGRDGVFHAKKLQAKCASKYAPKEGEAAAAGAMTTTQAPATTSAPQAPAAKSTK
- a CDS encoding ABC transporter ATP-binding protein encodes the protein MSTTPNAPSGTPPAVSLQEVTKLFGRFAALREVTAEFPAGRLYAVLGENGAGKSTLLRMMAGLSRPTRGELRVFGRDPREAARRGGLGYMSHSSFLYDELDCQENLAYFAGLYDIHDPQVWERAIAAVGLDPKLARRVGDYSQGMRQRLSLARAVLHDPQLLLLDEPFSNLDLGSAAAMAQLLGKMRDQGKTIFVVTHQPAHLAEVADESITLAAGAITSRGVGSRSRRRDASAPAGVDAGAPEARR